DNA sequence from the Chitinivorax sp. PXF-14 genome:
GCCTGCCGCGGGACTGCCTGCCACGGGAACGCCCGCCGCACTGGCAGTCTGGGTCGGATAGTTCCAGTAGCGCTTCCACGCCGCGAGCACCATGTTCGGGTACTCCGGCCGGCCGAGGCTGCCGTTGTAGCGGCCCAGCGCGCGGAACAGATTGCCCTTTTCGATATCGACGTAGTGGCGCAGGATGGTGCAGCCGTAACGCAGGCTCGTGCGCAGGTGGAACAGGTTCTGCTCCGGCGTGCCGATCGAGCGCACCCAGAACGGCATGACCTGCATGAAGCCACGTGCACCGACCTCGGATACCGCGTATTTCTTGAACCCGCTCTCGACCTGGATCAGGCCCAGCACCAGCTGCGGATCGAGGCCGGCACGCGAGGCCTCGTACTGCACCGTGGTCAGGAACTGGCGACGCACCTCGGGGTCGGGCATGCGCTTTTCCAGCCGGCGCGACATCTCGCCCAGCCAGGCCTGCGCATCGGCCTCGTTGTCGAACACCAGCCGCGGCGCAGCGGTGTCGGCCACCGCGCGCTGCAGCGACGAGACGACGCTGGCCGACAGCTGTTCCTCGACCTGGGCACCCGCCCAGGCCGACGACACT
Encoded proteins:
- a CDS encoding lytic transglycosylase domain-containing protein; its protein translation is MRRLIALTLSLAVSSAWAGAQVEEQLSASVVSSLQRAVADTAAPRLVFDNEADAQAWLGEMSRRLEKRMPDPEVRRQFLTTVQYEASRAGLDPQLVLGLIQVESGFKKYAVSEVGARGFMQVMPFWVRSIGTPEQNLFHLRTSLRYGCTILRHYVDIEKGNLFRALGRYNGSLGRPEYPNMVLAAWKRYWNYPTQTASAAGVPVAGSPAAGGPHA